Within the Salvia hispanica cultivar TCC Black 2014 chromosome 4, UniMelb_Shisp_WGS_1.0, whole genome shotgun sequence genome, the region GCCCTACATATATTTTAGATGAGGGACACGCTTTGAACAAATTCATTTGCTTCTCCTTGAGTTCTGAAGGTTTCCTTGCCTTGTAAGAAATATTGATATGTATATAATGTCGTCGATCTCTGTTAATGCAGATGGAATATGGAACTGGTTCTCCTGTGGATATGGCCAGATCTTATATGAGAGAAAGGCCTCCTTGGGCATCTCCTATGGAACATGCTGGGCTGAGAACCCCATTGACTACAACTATGGAACGTTTCAAGGAAAGAACACCATATTCAGTCACCAAAGAAGTTTGGTCATCATTAAAGgtgcaattttgattttttttgtgtctCCATCTATCGTGTCAGATATGTAATTGCTTCCGATCCAGCTCCGTGTTACCTTCAGTATGAAATCCTGATGACTATTTTGTGTCAATGCCATCTACATCTGAACTCACACTTTAAGGTCTTTATCTGTCCATGAATTAGCTGGATTGAGGCAATCTTGTGCCAAAGTTTTATTAAACCAACCACATGTGGTTTGATTCCTCAATTTGgcctaaaatatttttagttgcTTATTCCAATCAATTGTTAACAGGATTGGTAATTTGACTAATGTCTCATGGCACATTGTAAATCCAGATGTGATTCTCTATACccatttaattgttttgaataataaatttgttacGAATATGTtgataatatttcttaaaacataaAACTCCTTTTTTATTCATGTGATGCAAGCCTTTTCATCTGTTACGTATCTTACGAACTTGCTTTGGTTAATTGGTTTATTGTATTTCAGAGACAGAGTGCTCTTGCATCTGGATCCTGGAATATCCAGGAAGAATTACGGAGAGTACGCTCAAAAGCAGTCGAAGATATGTTGCGCACACCACCCGCTAAAAATGATTCGTCGTTGTTTGTAATTGCAGCAAGTAGGGAGAAGTCCCCGGGAGCTGGTGGTGTGGGAGAAGAAATATTTAAGTCACACTCTTTCTGGAAAACAAAGGATGTTGGAGTGAATGCTGATCCTGCCCTTGTAGGTTGGATTTGTATTCTCTGCAGTGTCAGCTAGTGTTTTGCAACTTAGTAGATCTGAATTCTCAATTCTagataattttgtatattCAAATAAGTAGATTAGGTTAAGCCATAGTTGATAAACACTGATTCACCGTTTTGATTCTTTCAGCTGTAGAATCCAGACAAGATGGTAAGGCCGGTGAAACACCATCATCACATCCAGATGTTTCAGCTTCTGGAATCAATAAGGTACAACTAACTGCTGTATGTTAGCTGTTGATTATGCAAATGCATGGACCTAGACATTGAACTAGTAGCTACACACAATGAGAATTAAACTGCTATGCTGGTGTCTTAGATGGTATTTAATCTGTTTTAAAGGATCCAGAAACAATTTTAAGTCATGGCGTACAAGCTCTATCTATGCTCTCACAGCCGACCGCTACTGATCGTACCGAGCAGCAGCGTTATGGTACTTAGCTTTCTGTTCATGCCCCCATGATTTTGCTGATTTTCTCTGTGCCAGTATGCTATTGTGTGTTATATTACAAGTGCTAAACGGATTTGTAGAATGCAGTTATGGATATCATCTGATCTTTTGATGACATCTCTCTTGAACTAGCTAAAGAAAACATAAGACTATGATAAACCTAGAATGcagttatttttaatgaacaatGTTATTAGACTTGTGCAAAGAGGTCTGACTTTTCTCTGCTTTGGTATTTAGCCGAACCACATGCAGCTAAGATTAGTGGACCTCCAGAAACTGGGGTAGGTGAACTCGGAGGAAGACTGTATACAAATGGTTTCTCACCAGCTCAAGCCAGGTTCTTATTTGCTGCGTGTTACCCTTCTGACTGTAGTATATTGACTTGTCGCTTCTCGTGTGGTGATTATTGTTCTTCCAGATAATACTTTTTTATCTTGAACAGTTTTCCTGGAGCAGTTATCAAACTGAACTCAAAGCAATACGATGAGGAAATCCATAATGATACTGCAAGCAACAAGAACATGCCAACAAATGGTACCACCAACATGGATGGCAACTGCAAGCTTCTCACTGAATCCTACATGGAAGTACCTATTGTATCAGAAACCAATAGCATAAACAGCAGTTCTCATACTAGTATGGatatagaaaatgaagaatCACAACTAGAGGTGACTCAGCCATTtgtagagaaaaagaaaactggGAAAAAGCAAGGAAGAAAAGTGGGTATAACCACTAGAAGAAGCGGCAGAGGGAAAGGTAAATGATGGAACCTCATTTGCTGTTTTAGAGATAGATCTTCCACTCTTTCCTGTTCTAGGATTATATTCTAGGGGTTATTCTGTAGGACAGCAGATTGTTGGAGTTGATTCATGAGAGCCATTTGTTTTATGGAAAGGCTGTTAGTTTTCTTAGAACAATAGAGATAATTGCTCAACTAGAAATAGTCCGAAAATGGAAACTTTTCGTAGTGGCAGGTCGTGGATATTGGAAGCTCTATTTGTTAACTGGTGTTTCATTTTATCTGATATATGGCATGCTTTGGTTTGGGCATACTGTTGATATATGCCTTGTATTGGTATGGAACATCTTTGTAAATTTGGGTGAAATTGTACAATATTGGTCTGGTAATCATATACTGAActaattatctttttatctTAGGATAATTACCCATTGCGATTCTGTGGTTTCAGCTTTAGATAAAAACTGGGGAAAAAGCTTCTGGCGACGAGGGCGGCTAAAGTTGAATTTTGGTGAAATACTCAAGTATAAGGTTAAGGAAAGAAACCGTATTAAATTTTGAGGGAGCTTCCtccattttatgaaaattatagcATGTCGTTTACTATATTTGAAGGCATCTTTCCTCCTTGTTCATTTCTAAGAAGAAGATTATGAAAGTTTTGATATTCTCAGCCCTTTCCgtaataattaaacaatttaagcATACATGTTGTTCAGAATTGAACCGAACTGGTGGTTAACCGGTTCACTATTTGGAGACATGCTCAAACCGAACTGAACTGGTGGTTAACTGCCGGTTCGGCGGTTACCAagggccggttcaggttccTCAGTTTCAGAAACCGGAACTGCCAATTCATAGGTTTAAAGTAGGTTTCAGGCTAGGGTGTAGATTTTTCAGGTGTAGGGTTGCagaaaaccgaaccgaactaGCGGTTTCGTAACCAGAATCGGCTCAACATTTCCGAACCGCCAGATGGTTCAACAGTTACCAAGGGATGGTTTAGGTTCCTCATTTTCAGAAACCGGAACTGCCATTTCGCCGGATCAAAGTAGGTTCCAAGCTAGGGTGTAGGCTTTTCGGGCTTTATTCAGGTTGCATAAATCTGGCGGTTTGAAAACTGACACCGCCAGCTTTGAACCGCCGATTCAGGCCGGTTCTCGCCGGTTCCGGTGACTTTTCAGGTCGCAGGCATAGGGCAACAGGTGTAGGCTTGAAAGGTGGTCAAAAACCATGGACTAAACCATCAGTTCAGCCGAAAACTGTTGATTCGTAACCGAAACCGGCATGGCGGTTCCGAACTGAAATCTCTAGGACTATTATGTAAGCAACCGAATATGGACTGCTGTTCTTAAAAGTGTCTCTATCTTCTTCCTCTTGCAGGAAGAATCTCAACTCAGCAAAATAACTCGTTTGAGTTGTTAAGTTAGaaactactactccctccgttcctgtTAACCTATGTATTGTAAGCACTCAAGCTATGCACTGTGATGTAAGCTCAACTTCTCTGAATCAAGATGCGATGTATGGGAACACTATCACCACAGCTGTAATGGAAGATCAGCCACGTCATAATGCTAGCTGGAAGGACGTTCTCCTTGGCAATGGGCGTGcccaacacacacacaaagcGTGATCAAATTACAACAGCATTCCATAGAGGATTTTGTGTGTGTCATCATTTCTAGATCCTTCTCTTGTTAGCTATATATATCAGATTAGGCATCATGTAATCAtcaaaaaacaaatcataaaCATAATAGTCCATTCTCTCTCATGCTTTACAACATTGCTTTGCAATCTTTCCTCTTATGGCTTTTGCTACATTTCTTTtagttccatagtaatagaggcgtttttccatttccgtccgttccatagtaataaagtcatttctctttttagtaaaagtcaacacatttttccacacctactttattctctcttaattttttctcttttcatctctcaacttttttcatttttcactttattctctctttacttaactcacctaacactatttttcttaatttccgcgaaaagttttgcctccattgCCCAAAATAAATGACAGTTGATTGTAGTATTTCTTCAAGATTGTTATCCATATTCATGTCAAAAATGCATCATGAAGAGGCCAGAGGGGTTAATGAATGGAAAAAACGGCCAAGAATATAATCTTAAACATTCTTATAGTTTCTGCTGCTATGTATTATCTGAAAAATGAATCACATTCAGTCATGATAAACTCACACAGAAATCTAAtaaatttttcaacaaaatttcattagCGTTTGAGCAAATCCAACTCCAAATATTATTCTGAAGCTcacttgaaaaaaaatcttgaaagCATGGTTTTATAGCTTCTGCCCTTCTACTTGCTTATGTTCATCGACGTCTGCGGTTGGAGGGATTTTCTGCACACAAAAAAGATCGCATTTATAcgaaaaattagaaaaaaatgggTTGGGCATTTGGTCGAACAGATTGTAGACACAGCGACAATTTAGCCAGGAAAGTAGTGGAATCACCAGATTAGGCTTGTAGATGTTGTGCACAATGGAAGCGCCGGCGAGTAGTGACGCGACTACGACGACGGACGACCATGCCAACGACGGAGTTCCCGTCGGCTGCTTCCCTCCGCCGAATTTTCGATTCATCTCTTTTTCGTGCGTTGCGTTACTGCAACAAACTAGGTATTGCTACTTCAATTGGTAATTTCTGTTAATCAAATGGAAACTATTTAATTGTAGGACagagatttaaatatttaattcatctcttttaaatttttttgtctatttATTAATAGAGTGAAGGAAAAAATAGGTAAGGAGATAAAAGAGAATGcagaaaggggaaaaaaattaagaaagataaattacatattttaatataaagaaagaataaatttttattcatctttctataacaatatataaaagggtaATTTTGAAGGTATTTAGGAAATAGCCTCTTGTTTGtaaattttggggaaattttGGGAATGGctcttttgtttataaatttaaaattcaaaacttgTGACCAAACTTTAAAGAATGGTTGAATTGCATAATTGTATGGATAGgatttaactaatttattttaaagaatcgtaattgtaattatttttaaataatataatcattttttatttctctataattaatccatgaatATGATTTTACTATAATTCAATTGTGATCAGTtaaagaataattttaatttgtgccCAAATTTTAATGAACAGTATTTTGTtcgtaaatttaaaatataacacaaatttgaattccataatTGTAGGAATagaatttaactattttattttgtttccctataattaatccatggtgttaaatttaattaattattacaatctattccaaataaaagtaatcatatgattatgctattttaattaaaagctatttattgattaaaattactattaataatagATTTTTTAGATATTGCAGTTATATGAACGTGATTTGAAAGGGTAAAAAACTGCTATAAGACAtttataatgatttaatttagtgGGTATGTGGACTCTTGCTACATCGTTAATTGCTAAGTGGAGTGAGTGGGAGGTTTTATAATGGGAGGTTTTACAAGGgttacatgcataatattttaGCCTATAAATATGTCATTACCTACTTACCTTATAGAACTCAAGCATACCATTTTTCCTCTTACCATAAGAGGAAAGCTTGACGTCATAGAACTAGAAAGGAGGCAATGGAGCGAAGGCAACAATGCCGATATAGAGAATGTCCCAATAGTGTGTCACGGCTACAAGGATAGAGCATACGAGGTACAGAGGCGAAGATTGGGCGTCAATTTAGCGACAACTAACGAGATTTTTTCCAAGGACCGAGAGTGAGAAGTGAAGGAGCATCACAATATTTCTGTTATCAAATTGGAAGGAGAAGAGAGATATGATGAGACTTGAAGAGGAGCCGCAGAATATGAAGTATGAACCctgtattcaatttttattgtattgttcACAATGAGATTAAAATTGAGTGACTATAGGGTCATCTTATTTTGAACGGACcttttgtataattatttatgcttctaaaattaatattgtaattagTCTTTTGCTATCTCCATCCcccctctttctcttttaatttctctattgtataagttttaattttattttagtattttctttttaactttCCAATATagcaattttatttgaataatttatttatttatttatttttaaattgcatataattgtattatttctcattttagttagcatgaaaaaaataaaatacgtgGGTTGGGTGATactgttttaataaaaagaaagaataaatttttattgatgttgctatatttagaaataaaatttgaaaaacaaatacaagtccgataaattttgttgtgaagattaaaaaaaaggttaaagAAAAATGTCGGAATCGCACCGCACCCGGTCGAAGGCCGCTCCGGACTGGACGGCGGAGGAATCCCTAATTCTGGTGAACGAGATCAGCGCCGTCGAGTCCGACTGGGGCTCCACTCTCCCCTCCTTCCAGAAATGGCAGCAGATCGTGGAGAACTGCAACGTCATCGACGTCAACCGCAACTTGAATCAGTGCAAGCGCCACTGGGACGCCCTTCTCACCGCCTACCGACGGGTTAAACAAGGAGCTCCGCCCGATCGCTTCTTTCCACCTGACCTCTTCGCCGCCGTCGATCACTGCCTCACTACCAACGTCGCCGGAGAGGATGCGGCTGTGCCGGAGGAAGTAGCTATGGAGACTCATCCGGATGCGCAGGCCCAATTGCCTAAGTTATTCTTTCAAACTGGTATATATAATTTCCCCCCTTTTTGCTTCactcttttaatttcaatcTTTGCCTAATTATTATGTTCGTTACTCCTTTCCAATCTTGCAATTGATCGTGCGTTTTACAATAATGTCGATTGCCCTAACATGAAATGTTGAAGAATTATTCTTCATGGCTCAACTCACTAGATTGAATTTGTAGCCAATTTAATCACTCTAATGTAATGTATGTTGTGCTTAATAGTTTTGTCTGTTGCTGGTGGAGTGAGTGTGCTCAATCCTTTATTACTTTAACTCTTCTTAAACTCTAACCTTTTGACCTCAACCAAAATCCAAAGGCTGATTAGTGTATCTTGATGAGGTAGGCTGATTCTGTTGTGGTATAGTACTAATTTGGAATGGAATTAATTTGCTTACCTAGCTTTTTGGTATAAATCTTCCTTGGGTGTGTtcgaagagagaataaagttttAAAGATTATTCTAAAACATGGCTATTTAGTTGTGAATACCAATCTGCATTAAATGTCTAATTTAAGATGTTTATGCATCGTGATCACGGACATTAATCTAGGTATACTAGAAATGGGAACTTTGGGTTTTTCGCATAGTATGGATCATATCACCAACTTGAGAAACACAGATTCTCtaggaaaatgaaaacatcTTGGAGTACCAAATGATCCTTCCTATGTTTATCTAGTCCATACTGATAGAAGAGGCGCAAACAGCATCTTTCCTTcgttataaatatgaaattattattaactGTTGCTTCTGGCTTTCTTTCTCATGTGCATGTTCGTTCTCTCACACAATATAATTGGAGAGCTTGCATGCATGGGTGAGTGGTTTACTGTTCAGGTGCTTATTTATGGCTTAATGGACTCAAGTTTTGTTTATATCTATGTAACTCTAGTTGTATTAATAAGTTCCATTTAATGTTGAACTATTCCTAATTCTTGTTTGGGCTAGTGCTGTATGCCTTCCGTCTCATTCCAagctatatatttttgtcatCGAAGAAAAACAAACTCTATTGATTGGTTTTATCGTCATTGTCGTTTGTTCCTCACAGAAGCTGGTAGAGGTAGTCTAGAGAGTTTGCATTCCGTTCTTAATTGGTTCATATTCTTCTGTTTGGTACTGATTCTTCAATATGCCATCACACATGTTTGTTCCACATTTAACCAAAAGCAGTTTGTTATGAACTTCATTTTATGCCGTCTGGAGGTTTTTGAGGGCTGGGGATGATTGAATGATAAAACTCGGTTTCATTCTTGCTTAACCTTAAGCAATGCACAATTACTACATCTAAACATTGTTTCAAAATTAGGTCCCAAGAAACAGAGACCAAGGATGAAGCGTCAAAAGCGCAGACTTGAAACCCAAAATCCTTGGGGATACTTCACGAGCACGAAGAAACCACATGAAGAATCTAGCAGCATGCCGGAAGAGGCTGAGAACACAGATAACGTCGTTGAGAGCTTGCATGAGGAGATCAATACTGAGTCAAAAGACCAACCAGAGTCAGAAGAGCAAACACTGGCCACGATGCTGTGGGAGAGAGCATTGCAGATCAATGCAATCGTCGAAGGAAACCTAGCCGATGATGTAGATCTGAAGAATGCTGAGGCTGTTCAAATGGATTTCACTAGACGCCAAGGCGATAAGCTTATAGACTGCCTCGGGAATATCTCGACCACTCTTAATCAGCTTTGTGACTTAGTCCAGAAAAGCAactgatttttcaaaaaaattcttgattttgtatatatataatgtcaaATGTAACTCTGCACTAAATGAATTGTCTTGAAATAGAATGtccaaaacaattttaatttaccatAACTCTCTTGAATTTTCCATCTTTTTCCAGTGTTTCAAATTCTGGCCTAGTGGCAAAATTGTGATAAGGGGATGGATATGAGGCCAAATTCAGAGACACAGAAAGAGGGGTGATGGATAGATATTGGGTGGATGgatataaagaaattaaagtgaTTGGAGGCCAAAATAAGCCATGGCATTTCCTACAAACATTTTCAGCACCACTTGTCCGAATCCTAATTTGAGTTTCCCAATCAATCAGCAATTACTAAACTCAAACACAAAGTCAAAAAGGGCTTATGTGAAATGCAGCAGAGTTGAAGAACAGGTATGatgatttttacaaatttaaatatggtGTATGATTGAGCTGATGAAGAAGAGTGTTGTTAGGATTGTGGGATACTGTGTGAAAGTTGCAGTGGCATAGGATGGGTTGTGTGTGAGTATTGTAAAGGGGTTAAGACGAATGTGAAAGGGGAGAAGAACAAGATCTATCGGCGTTGCCCTTCTTGCAGAGCAGTATGCAATTTCAAATTCTTTAATAAATGCTTTCTCAATCCACTCTTTCAATGGAATGTTCCCTCTTTTGCAGATTGGAAGCGTCTTGTGTTCAAAATGTAAGGTCTATAAATGTGTCACATTCCCAGATATAAATGATGGCCTCCAATGACCAACCATCATCTCTCTATCACCTTACACTTACTTAAAGTTACAggattcatttcattttaaaacaaatttcatGTCTCAATTATCTACTTCTTAAATATACTCTTTCTTTTTGTCTATCTGTGTGTAAGTGTGTTTGTTGTCTGAAATCTTATTCTGCTCAAGTTGCTCATCATGTACACATACACAATCGGAAAGTTTAACAAAAGTATTCCATTTCGAATGTTTGTGTAAACGTTtctctaattaattagtttactGTTTAAGTGCGTAAGAATTTGTTATAGTTATTCAATACATACCAACTAGAAACATACTACTCCACAATGTATATAGAGaggttaaaattaaaatcattctTTTACTATGAAGACGTGTTTTTCTTGCTCCctccaataaattaaattacttccTACAATTAGTTTACTTATTGAATTGATGATCAGTTCTCAGCTAagatttttgcaaaataggaaaaaagaaGTAACAAATTCTAACAACGCACAAGAATACATTAGTTAAACCATGGACtccaaaatgaaatgaagttgtgAATGGTgatagaaagaaataaagaaagtaATGTTAAAGAAAATAGATATCCCACATCGAAAGTGCAGTGGATGGGGTGTGGGATTAGCAGATACATAAAGGGAAGAAGCAAAATGAAGAAACATACTTACCTGGACGGGGTCAATGGGCGATCCATAAGACCCATGGCCTAGGTTGGCGACCTCCATTGCACACAGGAGGGGCGCCCGCCTAAGGTCGGCCCAAGTGGTCGAGCCTACGTCATAATTTGTGTCCGAGGGGGCCTGCGTTCGCGCGGCCCCTGCCCAATTCTACTTCAATTTTTACTTATATAATTACAAGTTAATCAAATTGAGGTATTACTGAATTCAGAACCACAAAGTCCACCACAACACatccaaaaacataaaatggatAAAACAAGGAAAAGCCCCTAAACCTTCATTTGGAAATGGGATGACCCTCCCAAGTCCACATCTCCGGTTCTCCCACCACCCCGTTGCTGCTGAAGCTCTCCGGATTCTGATCAACCCCAGAATACGGAGAGCCATTATCTGCATGGCTCCCCATCAGTCCGGGAATGCTGTTGATGTAGTCCTGTGGCGTGCTGAGATAGTTTTGGAGAACATGGCTCA harbors:
- the LOC125218810 gene encoding uncharacterized protein LOC125218810 isoform X2, whose product is MAALPDSRSGAGGKMVTNRRRQRLAFTPYDRPPPRPSPKTPNWFTGVILPSARALASGAGKLISSAIFSDSESSSSEDADSASEDEAGNHNEYETPCFGVNASNEEKLTAGEMIRYGQESQHSMQRPETKWLIEQLIMQEEFSREECDRLTKVLHSRVMDSSAEAGDKRSIANSPRQTDGLYILNKAIQEAKKWFQGKKEGSSSVAEVADGTCNLNSAAIDHMEYGTGSPVDMARSYMRERPPWASPMEHAGLRTPLTTTMERFKERTPYSVTKEVWSSLKRQSALASGSWNIQEELRRVRSKAVEDMLRTPPAKNDSSLFVIAASREKSPGAGGVGEEIFKSHSFWKTKDVGVNADPALVAVESRQDGKAGETPSSHPDVSASGINKDPETILSHGVQALSMLSQPTATDRTEQQRYAEPHAAKISGPPETGVGELGGRLYTNGFSPAQASFPGAVIKLNSKQYDEEIHNDTASNKNMPTNGTTNMDGNCKLLTESYMEVPIVSETNSINSSSHTSMDIENEESQLEVTQPFVEKKKTGKKQGRKVGITTRRSGRGKALDKNWGKSFWRRGRLKLNFGEILKYKEESQLSKITRLSC
- the LOC125218810 gene encoding uncharacterized protein LOC125218810 isoform X3, which translates into the protein MAALPDSRSGAGGKMVTNRRRQRLAFTPYDRPPPRPSPKTPNWFTGVILPSARALASGAGKLISSAIFSDSESSSSEDADSASEDEAGNHNEYETPCFGVNASNEEKLTAGEMIRYGQESQHSMQRPETKWLIEQLIMQEEFSREECDRLTKVLHSRVMDSSAEAGDKRSIANSPRQTDEGLYILNKAIQEAKKWFQGKKEGSSSVAEVADGTCNLNSAAIDHMEYGTGSPVDMARSYMRERPPWASPMEHAGLRTPLTTTMERFKERTPYSVTKEVWSSLKRQSALASGSWNIQEELRRVRSKAVEDMLRTPPAKNDSSLFVIAASREKSPGAGGVGEEIFKSHSFWKTKDVGVNADPALVAVESRQDGKAGETPSSHPDVSASGINKDPETILSHGVQALSMLSQPTATDRTEQQRYAEPHAAKISGPPETGVGELGGRLYTNGFSPAQASFPGAVIKLNSKQYDEEIHNDTASNKNMPTNGTTNMDGNCKLLTESYMEVPIVSETNSINSSSHTSMDIENEESQLEVTQPFVEKKKTGKKQGRKVGITTRRSGRGKG
- the LOC125221946 gene encoding uncharacterized protein LOC125221946, with the translated sequence MSESHRTRSKAAPDWTAEESLILVNEISAVESDWGSTLPSFQKWQQIVENCNVIDVNRNLNQCKRHWDALLTAYRRVKQGAPPDRFFPPDLFAAVDHCLTTNVAGEDAAVPEEVAMETHPDAQAQLPKLFFQTGPKKQRPRMKRQKRRLETQNPWGYFTSTKKPHEESSSMPEEAENTDNVVESLHEEINTESKDQPESEEQTLATMLWERALQINAIVEGNLADDVDLKNAEAVQMDFTRRQGDKLIDCLGNISTTLNQLCDLVQKSN
- the LOC125218810 gene encoding uncharacterized protein LOC125218810 isoform X1; its protein translation is MAALPDSRSGAGGKMVTNRRRQRLAFTPYDRPPPRPSPKTPNWFTGVILPSARALASGAGKLISSAIFSDSESSSSEDADSASEDEAGNHNEYETPCFGVNASNEEKLTAGEMIRYGQESQHSMQRPETKWLIEQLIMQEEFSREECDRLTKVLHSRVMDSSAEAGDKRSIANSPRQTDEGLYILNKAIQEAKKWFQGKKEGSSSVAEVADGTCNLNSAAIDHMEYGTGSPVDMARSYMRERPPWASPMEHAGLRTPLTTTMERFKERTPYSVTKEVWSSLKRQSALASGSWNIQEELRRVRSKAVEDMLRTPPAKNDSSLFVIAASREKSPGAGGVGEEIFKSHSFWKTKDVGVNADPALVAVESRQDGKAGETPSSHPDVSASGINKDPETILSHGVQALSMLSQPTATDRTEQQRYAEPHAAKISGPPETGVGELGGRLYTNGFSPAQASFPGAVIKLNSKQYDEEIHNDTASNKNMPTNGTTNMDGNCKLLTESYMEVPIVSETNSINSSSHTSMDIENEESQLEVTQPFVEKKKTGKKQGRKVGITTRRSGRGKALDKNWGKSFWRRGRLKLNFGEILKYKEESQLSKITRLSC
- the LOC125221947 gene encoding protein BUNDLE SHEATH DEFECTIVE 2, chloroplastic, with amino-acid sequence MAFPTNIFSTTCPNPNLSFPINQQLLNSNTKSKRAYVKCSRVEEQDCGILCESCSGIGWVVCEYCKGVKTNVKGEKNKIYRRCPSCRAIGSVLCSKCKVYKCVTFPDINDGLQ